A DNA window from Aminipila luticellarii contains the following coding sequences:
- a CDS encoding nucleoside recognition domain-containing protein — MNYIWAGMICIGIVFSIINNTLPAFTDGLLNSCSRAVEFVIGLSGIMAVWCGIMKIAEKSGLIDLAARKTMPLIRFLFPKEKDPDTIAMMLMSFMANIFGAGNSATAFSLKAMERLDIENHRSDTASDTMCMFLALNMSMIQLVPITVIKIRSQLGSTDSASIIVPSIIAGLISMAASIIACKYFEKKQS; from the coding sequence ATGAACTATATATGGGCGGGGATGATCTGCATTGGTATTGTCTTTTCCATTATAAACAATACACTTCCCGCTTTTACAGACGGTCTTTTGAACAGCTGCAGCAGAGCAGTTGAATTTGTCATCGGTCTATCGGGAATCATGGCTGTCTGGTGCGGCATCATGAAAATTGCGGAAAAATCCGGCCTGATCGATTTAGCTGCCCGTAAAACCATGCCTCTCATTCGGTTCCTTTTTCCGAAAGAAAAAGATCCCGATACAATAGCCATGATGCTCATGAGTTTTATGGCCAACATATTCGGTGCAGGCAACAGTGCCACCGCTTTTTCTCTCAAGGCTATGGAAAGGCTTGATATTGAAAACCACCGCAGCGATACGGCAAGCGATACCATGTGTATGTTTCTGGCTCTTAACATGTCCATGATTCAGCTTGTCCCTATTACGGTAATAAAAATACGCTCTCAATTAGGTTCAACCGATTCTGCTTCTATCATTGTTCCCTCTATTATTGCTGGTCTTATTTCAATGGCCGCATCTATTATAGCATGTAAATATTTTGAAAAAAAGCAATCATAA
- a CDS encoding spore maturation protein, producing MSQLLSSVSYFFIPGILSIVILYGLYKHVSIYDCFIEGAKDGLKSAVEIMPFIIAIFVGIEALVSSGAMGVFESLFSPIFALLHIPKELISLILLRPVSGSGSLVLMERVMADNGVDTYIGKCAAIMVGTCETIFYVLALYFGVTAVKKMRHAFAAGLIGYIVSVLASVYICRLM from the coding sequence ATGTCGCAGCTATTAAGCTCTGTCTCCTATTTTTTTATCCCCGGTATACTCAGTATAGTCATTCTTTACGGATTATATAAGCATGTATCCATTTATGACTGCTTTATCGAAGGGGCAAAAGATGGATTGAAATCCGCAGTGGAAATCATGCCGTTTATCATAGCGATTTTTGTCGGAATTGAAGCGCTGGTTTCTTCGGGAGCCATGGGCGTTTTTGAGTCCCTTTTTTCGCCCATATTCGCACTTTTACACATACCAAAGGAATTGATCTCCCTGATTCTTCTGCGTCCAGTTTCAGGCAGCGGTTCACTGGTCCTTATGGAACGGGTCATGGCGGATAATGGAGTCGATACCTATATCGGAAAATGTGCTGCCATTATGGTGGGAACCTGTGAAACTATTTTTTATGTGTTGGCTTTATATTTTGGTGTTACAGCCGTCAAAAAAATGCGCCATGCTTTCGCCGCGGGTCTGATCGGATATATAGTCAGCGTATTGGCCTCTGTTTATATATGCAGGCTTATGTAG
- a CDS encoding tRNA1(Val) (adenine(37)-N6)-methyltransferase, translated as MKDNFLMQGERLDEIGFGELKLIQKPEEFCYGVDAVILAAFASKAVLQSSRKFTRAIDLGTGTGIIPIILSHKTLLKEIVAVEIQHDSFDRACRNVELNMLKERISVIHEDVSRLEATLPDLKGSFDLVTANPPYMAGGGGMINENSAKRIARHETTADLQMFIKISAALLREKGELFMVHRPSRLVDICEACRKYKVEPKELRFVSPNKSAKPNILLIRCVKSGNPELKMLDPLYIYDETRQDYTDELMKIYER; from the coding sequence ATGAAAGACAATTTCCTGATGCAGGGGGAGAGACTGGATGAAATTGGATTTGGTGAACTAAAGCTGATACAGAAACCGGAAGAATTTTGCTACGGAGTCGATGCGGTAATCCTCGCAGCTTTTGCATCAAAAGCCGTGTTGCAAAGCAGCAGAAAATTTACAAGAGCCATTGATTTGGGAACCGGGACCGGAATCATTCCGATTATTTTAAGCCATAAGACCTTGCTGAAGGAAATCGTTGCCGTGGAGATACAGCACGATTCCTTTGACAGAGCCTGCCGAAATGTGGAACTCAATATGCTGAAAGAAAGGATTTCCGTTATACATGAGGATGTTTCCAGGCTGGAGGCCACTTTGCCTGACTTAAAAGGTTCTTTTGATCTGGTTACTGCAAATCCACCGTATATGGCCGGAGGCGGCGGGATGATCAATGAAAATTCCGCTAAAAGAATTGCAAGGCATGAAACCACGGCTGATTTGCAAATGTTTATAAAAATCTCCGCTGCGTTGCTCAGAGAAAAAGGCGAATTGTTTATGGTTCACAGACCCAGCAGACTGGTGGACATTTGCGAAGCATGCCGTAAGTATAAGGTAGAGCCTAAAGAATTAAGATTTGTTTCACCGAATAAAAGCGCCAAGCCGAACATTTTATTAATCCGATGTGTAAAATCAGGAAACCCTGAATTGAAAATGCTCGATCCCTTGTATATATACGATGAGACTAGGCAAGACTATACAGATGAGTTAATGAAAATATATGAACGATAG
- a CDS encoding PSP1 domain-containing protein, whose amino-acid sequence MVKVAGVRFKRAGKVYYFDPGDLDVKQDTNVIVETARGMEYGTVTSDIKSVGEKEIVAPLKKIMRIANAQDTEQHIENLKKKEKAMLLCQEKVDKHKLDMKLIDVEYTFDNSKIIFYFTADGRVDFRELVKDLAGVFKMRIELRQIGVRDEAKMVGGIGSCGRGLCCNTWLPEFEPVSIKMAKVQNLSLNPTKISGICGRLMCCLKYENDIYMELRKGMPEIGERIKTDDGIGVVFDTNILENKIKVRLVLEEKTEDKPEKLSVDFYTYKKSEIKRLEHHRKKESSKDILEELDDDLLDEIKNLLKE is encoded by the coding sequence ATGGTAAAAGTGGCGGGAGTACGTTTTAAAAGAGCGGGTAAGGTATATTACTTTGACCCCGGCGATTTGGACGTCAAGCAGGATACAAATGTAATCGTTGAGACAGCTCGGGGAATGGAGTACGGAACGGTTACGTCTGATATAAAAAGTGTGGGCGAAAAGGAAATAGTGGCCCCCCTTAAAAAAATTATGCGAATTGCCAATGCGCAGGATACAGAACAGCACATAGAAAACCTGAAGAAAAAAGAAAAGGCTATGTTGCTTTGTCAGGAAAAGGTGGATAAGCACAAGCTGGATATGAAATTGATTGATGTAGAATACACCTTTGATAACAGTAAAATTATCTTTTATTTTACAGCAGACGGACGAGTTGACTTTAGAGAATTGGTAAAGGATTTGGCCGGCGTATTTAAAATGAGGATAGAACTGCGGCAGATTGGTGTAAGAGATGAGGCAAAGATGGTGGGCGGAATCGGAAGCTGCGGCAGAGGTCTTTGCTGTAATACCTGGCTGCCTGAATTTGAACCGGTGTCGATTAAAATGGCAAAGGTGCAGAATTTATCGTTGAATCCTACAAAAATTTCGGGTATATGCGGAAGATTAATGTGCTGCTTAAAATATGAAAATGATATTTATATGGAACTCAGAAAGGGAATGCCGGAAATCGGAGAACGGATTAAAACGGACGATGGCATTGGTGTTGTTTTCGATACCAACATATTGGAAAACAAGATTAAAGTACGTCTAGTCCTAGAGGAAAAAACAGAAGATAAGCCGGAGAAGCTCAGCGTTGACTTCTACACGTATAAGAAATCAGAAATAAAGAGACTGGAACATCACCGCAAGAAGGAAAGCAGTAAGGATATTTTAGAGGAGCTGGATGATGATCTATTAGATGAAATAAAGAACTTGCTGAAGGAGTAA
- the tmk gene encoding dTMP kinase, with amino-acid sequence MMKRALFISIEGPDGSGKTTQIRLLKEFLDKNGVESILTREPGGTVIGEKIRQIILDKKHIEMNPMTEALLYAAARAQHVAEVIKPALEAGKTVICDRFVDSSIAYQGYGRRLGESVRIINEYAVAGCMPDLTFLLKVDPCIGKERIREEEQDRLEKEKMEFHNTVFKGYLDLEKLHKDRIIGIDAAKTIDEISSEILVHVQPFLEG; translated from the coding sequence ATGATGAAAAGGGCACTGTTTATTTCAATCGAAGGACCGGATGGATCGGGAAAAACCACTCAGATTAGATTATTGAAAGAGTTTTTAGATAAGAATGGGGTAGAATCCATATTGACCAGAGAACCCGGAGGAACGGTCATCGGTGAAAAAATCAGACAGATTATTTTGGACAAGAAACACATTGAAATGAATCCTATGACAGAAGCTCTTTTATATGCAGCGGCTAGAGCACAGCATGTAGCCGAAGTCATTAAGCCGGCATTGGAAGCGGGAAAAACGGTTATCTGTGATCGGTTTGTTGATTCGAGCATAGCTTATCAAGGGTATGGAAGAAGGCTTGGAGAGTCTGTAAGGATCATAAATGAATATGCAGTTGCGGGATGCATGCCTGATCTTACCTTCTTATTGAAGGTGGATCCCTGTATAGGAAAAGAGCGTATTCGAGAGGAAGAACAGGATCGATTGGAAAAAGAAAAAATGGAATTTCATAATACAGTTTTTAAGGGATACTTAGATCTTGAAAAATTGCATAAAGATAGAATTATAGGCATAGATGCCGCAAAAACTATTGATGAGATCAGCAGTGAAATCCTGGTACATGTACAACCCTTTTTAGAAGGCTGA
- the pflA gene encoding pyruvate formate-lyase-activating protein, with protein sequence MTSVRGKLHSFETFGAVDGPGIRTVVFLQGCPARCSYCHNPDTWDIHGGSEIETKQIVDRAKRGMSYYGEEGGVTFSGGEPLFQGEFLVQTMRALKKIGIRSIIDTSGTYMDEFTEPAVEECEMVLLDVKHSDPEKFRNITGRKQETLLKLIELINKHEKPVWVRQVIVPGINDTEKNIEDLNEFIRKINRIDKVELLGYHSLGTEKYEKLGIKYKLKDIKPMDSRVLNQLSSMVKIPQSNSL encoded by the coding sequence ATGACAAGTGTAAGGGGAAAGCTTCATTCTTTCGAGACCTTTGGAGCAGTAGATGGGCCTGGCATTAGAACGGTAGTATTCCTGCAAGGATGCCCCGCCAGATGCTCTTACTGTCACAATCCTGACACATGGGATATTCATGGAGGAAGCGAAATTGAAACCAAACAGATCGTTGATCGGGCTAAGAGAGGAATGAGCTATTACGGAGAAGAAGGCGGAGTGACCTTTTCCGGCGGCGAACCTCTTTTTCAGGGAGAATTCCTCGTACAAACCATGCGGGCTCTTAAAAAAATAGGGATTCGTTCTATTATAGATACGAGCGGAACTTATATGGATGAATTTACGGAGCCGGCCGTTGAAGAATGTGAAATGGTCTTACTGGATGTCAAACATTCCGATCCCGAGAAATTTCGGAATATCACGGGAAGGAAGCAGGAGACGCTTCTAAAGCTGATAGAACTTATTAATAAGCATGAGAAACCTGTATGGGTACGTCAGGTAATCGTTCCGGGTATCAATGATACGGAAAAGAATATAGAGGACTTAAATGAATTTATAAGAAAGATTAATCGCATAGATAAGGTTGAATTGCTGGGTTATCATAGTCTGGGAACAGAAAAATATGAAAAGCTTGGAATCAAGTATAAATTGAAGGACATCAAACCGATGGATAGCAGGGTACTGAACCAATTAAGCTCGATGGTGAAAATACCTCAGAGTAACAGCCTTTAA